CGCCGATGTTCGCGAAGTCGGCAATGGCCGATGAAGCGGCCTGCATTTGCGCGTCGCGGATATCCGCTGCCAGCGCTCCAACAGGTGCGCGCGTAATCAAACTTCGATGCGTGCGCATGTCACGTCCTGGCCGCACACGCATATCGCCGGCACTCACGCAGACACGACCAGGCGACGCGCAGGGACCGCGGTCTGTGCCTTCGCCGCTTTCCGTAAATTTCAGTTTAATTGATACGTAAGCACGGCGAACTAGACTCAATAAACCACTTAGGATGACCAACAATCAGCCTGTCCGTTGCATGTTCAACGCTCGGGCCATCGCCGAACTACTCAGGTCCTATCTCCCCATCGTTGTTAATGCAGTGAATGGCGCATACGCCGAGGGAGTCTGCCGTGAATGTCCAGACCACGCGTGAGCGGGCTATTCCAGGCCTGCGTCGTTTTACTCGATTTCCGATTAAAATCGCGGCGCAATCGATGGTAGCCGCGCTGTATCTCACAGCGAGTTGTGCTTTTGCTGCCTGCGAAAAAGAGGCCGCGGCGATGTGCTCGCAAGGTGATCCGCGGTGCCTGGACGGCGCAGCGAAATCGGTTGAGCAAGCCGCCAACGACTGCAAAACGCCGGAAGGGCGAGTGCAGAGTGCCTCCTTGTGGCAGGCAACGCCGGGTTACTTCGACAACGCGCCGCACGAGCACGAATTCTGGCGATGCGTCGCCCGGCAATGCGACCCGCCCCAAGCCTCCGGGCAATAAAATCAAGTCTGGTTTTGCACACCGAGCTGCACGTCGCGGGCGGCGCTCACGCTGCCTGCGCTGCGGCCAGCAATTGCGCAATGCGCTGCGCCGCATCCGAAGCTTTGGCTCCGGCAGCCTTGAGAAGGTCCTGCACGGCAGCGTCCACCTCCACACCTTTGAGAACGACAACCTGCCCGTTGAGGCGACACTGCCTGAGCCAGGCGCTCAGGTCGGGGTTCTGCTGCCAGCGCGCGGCGTTGGCGAGAGTCGGCAGCCACATCCGCAGGTAATCGATCGGCAGTTCCGGCACGGGCACGGGCATGCACATCGCGTTTTGTTCCTGCAGATTCTCGAGGTGCGCTTCGACCCAGGCGATCACGCTGCCCGAAAAGAGCGGCTGGCACCAGCGGACCATCAAGAGGTTGATCGCGTCTTCCTCGAACACCGGCACGCCCGGCAACGGCTGGATCGCGCTGGCGGTGCAGTCGATGTACAGCGTGTCAGGGTCGGCCGCGAGTTCGCCTTTCTCCAGCACGATGCGCGACGGCTCGATTGCGCGCACACGGCCCAGCCGAACGATCTCGCCGACCTTGCGCAACTGGGCCATCTCGCCTCGCGAAACGAGCGCGCAGCGGTAGGTTGTGGGGTCGATGGCCGGATCGATCCGCATTAGCGCGCCGCCCGCTTCGAGTCGCCGCAACAGGTCGGGAATGTCGCGTGCGTTGCGGATCGCGTCGAACTGCACCACGCTGTTCTCGAAGTAACGCCGCCAGCCGGTCGGGCCGGGCTGCATGTTGGCGCGGTCCATCACCCAGGCGTCGCGCGGCATGATCCAGCGGATGCGCTCGTGCGGCACGCCGTTCTCGACGAGCCAGATGCACGCATCCATGCCGGTCTTGCCGGAGCCGACGACGGTATAGCACGGGTACGGCCGTGTAACCTTGGGCAAGCCGTTGCAGGGGATGCATTGCACACCCGCGGCGACGCTGTATTTGGGCGGGTGAGTGGACGGCACCTCGGTTTTCGCCAGCGTGGCATTCACCCATTTGCGCCGCGCGCGGACCTCGTGCTCGGCGCCGGTCAAGAGCGAGCGGAAGCGGTGCGTGCGGCCGTCGCTCGCGAAGTGATCGCATTTCGGGAACCACTGCACGCGGCCAGAGGGAATGAAGCGCTGTTTCATCACCTGTTCAAAATGCGCGAGCACCTCGGCTCCCGAGGCAAGCCCAAGCATCCCTTCGTTAAAGCCCGTCGTTTCATGCGACCAGTCACTCAGTTCCCGCGATGCCACGCCATACCAGGCCGACGGCTGGTGCAGCCGCACGTAAGAATAGGTGTCGTTCCAATGGCCACCGGGACGGTGGTGGCGATCCACCATCACGACGCGCGCATCGGGCGACTCGGTGAGCAACGTGTCGACGAATGCCATCGCAGTCGCGCCCGTGCCTGTCACGAAGTAGTCGGACTCGATCCATGCCATGTCACTCTCCTTGATGGGGGACTTCGCCTCATTGCGCGCGCACCGATTTTCGTAAATGGGAAGTCCTTGGGGAGGGTTATAACGCCGGATACGGTTGCCCCAGTATCGGAGTTACATCGTGTCTGTGCGCTACCGCGCACTTCCTTGCTGTTTCCCCGTGCGGCGAAGTTAGCGTGATCCAGGATGCATCGTGGCCGATCGATCGAACCGTCGGAGTCGACTGGCCTTAGGGCGGGCATTGCCCAAAAGGGCAATCGCTTTTCACCTAACCCCAATAGTGTCCGGCGCGGTTTCGGAGAACACTTGTTGTCAGTCATCATGCTAGGGTCGAATTGCGCATGACGCGGCTCGATCCCAACTCGTGGCCAAGTCCTGACCGAGCGCGCGCCATGTTGCTCACAAGACGAGGTCAAGCCAGGCGTTCAACGATTGTCAGGGGAATCGTATGCGGCGTTTGCATCGCATGACAGATAGTGTGAAACCCGTTGCGCGGGCACCGTTTGCCCTTGCAGCAGCGGGGCTGCTCGCTTTACGGAGAACGAGCTGACGCCGGGCGCCGTGCGCGTCGGCCGCTTCAAGGCGGAGTTCAACCTGCGTG
This genomic window from Paraburkholderia acidiphila contains:
- a CDS encoding NAD(P)/FAD-dependent oxidoreductase yields the protein MAWIESDYFVTGTGATAMAFVDTLLTESPDARVVMVDRHHRPGGHWNDTYSYVRLHQPSAWYGVASRELSDWSHETTGFNEGMLGLASGAEVLAHFEQVMKQRFIPSGRVQWFPKCDHFASDGRTHRFRSLLTGAEHEVRARRKWVNATLAKTEVPSTHPPKYSVAAGVQCIPCNGLPKVTRPYPCYTVVGSGKTGMDACIWLVENGVPHERIRWIMPRDAWVMDRANMQPGPTGWRRYFENSVVQFDAIRNARDIPDLLRRLEAGGALMRIDPAIDPTTYRCALVSRGEMAQLRKVGEIVRLGRVRAIEPSRIVLEKGELAADPDTLYIDCTASAIQPLPGVPVFEEDAINLLMVRWCQPLFSGSVIAWVEAHLENLQEQNAMCMPVPVPELPIDYLRMWLPTLANAARWQQNPDLSAWLRQCRLNGQVVVLKGVEVDAAVQDLLKAAGAKASDAAQRIAQLLAAAQAA